In the genome of Anabas testudineus chromosome 4, fAnaTes1.2, whole genome shotgun sequence, one region contains:
- the rab3b gene encoding ras-related protein Rab-3B, producing the protein MAKADQRFGQRDGSDQNFDYMFKLLIIGNSSVGKTSFLFRYADDSFSNSFVSTVGIDFKVKTVYRNDKRIKLQIWDTAGQERYRTITTAYYRGAMGFILMYDITNEESFNAVQDWATQIKTYSWDNAQVIMVGNKCDMDEERVVPPEKGKHLADQLGFEYYEASAKENINVRQVFERLVDIICVKMSERVDVEAPAAPGSKTTRLTDKPAQLPQKCC; encoded by the exons ATGGCGAAGGCAGACCAACGTTTCGGCCAGCGGGACGGCTCCGACCAGAACTTTGACTACATGTTCAAACTGCTGATCATCGGGAACAGCAGCGTTGGAAAGACGTCCTTCCTGTTCCGCTACGCAGACGACTCCTTCAGTAACTCCTTCGTCAGCACCGTGGGCATCGACTTCAAGGTTAAGACGGTGTATCGCAACGACAAGAGGATCAAGTTGCAGATCTGG gACACAGCGGGTCAGGAGCGCTACCGCACCATCACTACAGCCTACTACCGCGGTGCCATGGGCTTCATCCTCATGTACGACATCACCAATGAGGAGTCCTTCAACGCCGTCCAGGACTG GGCCACTCAGATTAAGACATACTCGTGGGATAATGCCCAGGTGATCATGGTGGGCAACAAGTGTGACATGGACGAGGAGAGAGTCGTACCACCAGAGAAGGGAAAACACCTCGCAGACCAGTTAG GGTTCGAATACTACGAGGCGAGCGCCAAGGAGAACATCAATGTGCGGCAGGTCTTCGAGCGCCTGGTCGACATCATCTGTGTGAAGATGTCTGAGCGCGTGGACGTCGAGGCGCCCGCGGCTCCAGGCTCCAAGACCACCAGATTGACCGACAAGCCCGCCCAGCTACCTCAGAAGTGCTGTTGA